ACTCAGTGAATGAGGCCCTTTTTGTTTCGGAAAAGGAAGAAAACATCGTTACCGGAATCATAGAGGGTATTCAGCAGGAGTATCACGCCAACCTCGATAAGTTCAGCCAGGACCTGATCATTGCCCAGCTGGAACTGCTGCTCAGGTATTCGGAAAGATTTTATCACCGGCAATTCATCACCAGGAAAATAGCCAATCACAAAATCCTGGATCGCCTGGAGAATATCCTGACACAATATTTCAATGGCGATGATTTGATGAAAAAGGGACTTCCAACCGTTCAGTACATTGCCGAAACGCTCAACATTTCGCCGAATTACCTGAGTGGTATGCTGAAATTATTGACCGGACAAACCACCCAGCAGCACATTCACGACAAGCTGATTGACCGGGCGAAGGAGAAATTGTCGACCACCGATTTATCGGTGAGCGAAATTGCTTACGAGCTGGGGTTTGAACATTCCCAGTCGTTCAGCAAATTATTCAAGACCAAAACAAGCCAGTCGCCATTGGAATTTCGGCAATCGTTTAATTGATACCATCCAGTGTTTTAATTTCTGAAATAGCGGTTGTGTCGCCAAATTGAACACTTCCTTTGTTTTCCACCTCGAACTTCATAATTTACGTCTCGTCGGGCTGTGAAACTTCACAACCCAGCTGCCGGCAAAAGTTTCCGGAAATTATGTACATAACAGTATTGTCTGATGGATTTATTGAACCCCAAAAAAGGGACAACTGCCGTATGGGCAGGAGAGACAGACCGGTTTTTCAAAGGAGCCACCACCGTTCCGGTCGTTAACAGCGTAGCATTTTCTTATGAAGACCTGGATGAGTGGTACGATGTCGCAACAGGAAAAACATCGGGTCATATTTATAGCAGGAATACCAATCCGACGGTTCATGTTCTCGAAGAAAAAATAAGGCTGCTCGAAGGGGCAGAAGCGGCAACTTCTTTTGCAACCGGCATGGGTGCCATCAGTAATACCTTGTTTGCATTGCTTGGCCCCGGCAAAAGGGTGGTGTCTGTGAAAGATACCTATGGGGGGACCAGTAAGATTTTCCTGGAGTTTCTGCCTCCGTATGCTATTGATGTCACCCTTTGTGAAACGACTGATCACGAAGCACTTGAAACAGAGATAGCAAAAGGCTGTGACGTGGTGTACCTGGAAACTCCTACTAATCCGACGCTCAAAATAATGGATATCCGCCGGTTGTCCGAGGCTGCACATAGGGTGGGGGCAGTGGTGGTGGTGGACAATACCTTTGCTACACCTATTAATCAGAACCCCATACAGCTCGGCGCCGACCTGGTTATTCACAGCGCTACTAAATTCATTTGCGGTCATTCGGATGCTATGGGAGGGTTATTATGTGGCAAGGCAGAATTGGTTAAAAAAGTATTCAGTTTCAGGGAGATCAACGGTGCCAGCCTTCAGGCAGATCCCGCTTACCTGATCTTGCGCGGCATGAAAACACTTGAGCTGCGGATTGAACGCCAGAATGCCTCGGCCCTGAAAATTGCAAAGTACCTCAAAACTCATCCGGCCATTGAGGATGTATTTTATCCGGGTTTGGAAAGTCATCCGGGGCACGAGATCGCCAGAACGCAAATGTCTGGATATGGCGGTGTTTTGAGTTTTGCGCTGAAAGGTAACTACGATACGGTAAAAGCATTTCTCCCCAAACTCAAACTGGTACACCTGGCGGCAAGTCTGGGATCTGTCAGCACGCTCGCCGGGCCGCCCAGGACCACAAGCCACGTAGAACTCTCGGAAGAGCAACGCGCATTGCTGGGGATACCCGAAAGTTTGATAAGGTATTCGGTCGGTATCGAAAATGTGGAAGATCTTTTAGCGGATCTTGAACAGGCACTGGCCGCTCTGTAGCGATATTGACTTTTAGTTGTCAAAATGCCTCGTTATTAATGATGTATGTAAAAATAAATTGCCGATAACTATCTCATATACCATATGTTTAAAGGTTTAAATTTTCTATTCCTGGTCGGAATGACCCTGCTGGTGGCTAGTACGGGATTTGCTCAAACAGGCAAAGACATCGCTGCCGGGCGACTGGAAAGAGAAATGGAACGGATAGCGAAACTGGCCAAGGGTAAAGTCGGTATTTATGCGGTGCACCTGGAATCAGGCATGGAGGTAAGTATGAACCTGAAAGAAAGATTCCCGATGGCAAGTACGGTAAAAGTAGCCATTGCGGTACAGCTTTTAAAAAAGATAGAAAAAGGGGAGCTGTCGCTGATGACCATGGTGGATCTGCAGCCGTCGGATCTGCATCCCGGAAGTGGTACCCTGGATGTGCTGTTTGCCAAACCGGGTGTTCAGCTTTCGGTACAGAACCTGCTCGAGCTGATGATGACCATCAGTGATAATTCCGCTACCGACATTTTACTTCGGCTGGCGGGCGGCGCTGAGGCCGTCAGGGACTGTCTGAAAAACCTGGGCATTCAGGGGATGTCCGTAGATCGAACCATTATCCAGCTCATCGCAGACCTGGAAGGAATTACCCTACCTCCGCAGGAGCAGTGGGTATCGGGTTTTTACAGCAAATTATGGGAAACTACCACACCCGCATCCCGGCTCGCTGCCGAAATGAAACTGAGAACTGACCCACGCGATACCTCCACGCCCGAGGCGATGGTGAACCTGCTCAGCCAGATTTACAAGGGTACCGCACTTCAACCGGAAAGCAGGGATCTGCTACTGGCAGTAATGGAAAGGTGTAAAGGAGGTACCGCGCGGATCAAAGGATACCTTCCGCCTGAAACGGTGGTGGCCCATAAAACAGGAACCTTAAATGCCAGTGCCACCGATGATGTTGGGATTATTACTTTGCCGGATCATGCCGGACATATAGCCATTGCTGTTTTTGTGGCCTCCTCCGCTCAGCCAATGGCAGAACGTGAACAGACCATAGCCCACCTGAGCCGTACGGTTTATGATTATTTTCTCTTTCAACAACCTGTAACTTCCGCTTATCCCCGCTGATATGAAGTACCTTCTGCTCGCCATGCTCATCGGCATAACATGTACTTCACATGCTCAGAAAAAAATAACTGCCAAACAGATTCAGGAGTTTGACAGCTATGTGGAAATGGTTCGCAAACAATGGGATGTGCCAGGGCTGTCGATTACAGTGGTCAAGGATAATCAGGTTATTTTCAAAAAGGGATATGGTGTGCGGGAACTGGGAAAACCGGAACGGGTGGATACCCAAACCTTATTTGCCTGCGCCTCCACAACCAAGGCCATGACCGTTGCGCTGATGGGTATGCTGGTGGATGAAGGGAAAATCCGGTGGGATGATCCTGTTTATAAATATCTGCCAGAACTCCAGTTTTATGATCCTTACGTTACGCGCAATGTAAGGATACGGGACCTGCTCACGCACAATACGGGTGTTGGCAGTACCGATTTTTTTACAGGAGCCATGCACATCCCTGTCAATGAAATGTTCAAACGGATGGTGCTCGTTAAACCTTCCTATCCATTGCGGGGAGGGTTTGTGTATCAGAATATAATGTACTCAGCGGCGGGCCGTATCATTGAAAGACTTACCGGTAAATTATGGTCGGAGGTGATACAGGAAAGGATCTTCACTCCGCTGGGG
This portion of the Dyadobacter sp. CECT 9275 genome encodes:
- a CDS encoding helix-turn-helix domain-containing protein; translation: MATTQPLRFKTITAFHQFRRLPKPEHPLISVIDLALMQRVSANEMGMVKDFYMIALKRNFNAKMKYGQQDYDFDEGVMFFMAPGQVLRIEVGTDTQLKQSGWMLLVHPDFLWNTPLAKTIKQYEYFDYSVNEALFVSEKEENIVTGIIEGIQQEYHANLDKFSQDLIIAQLELLLRYSERFYHRQFITRKIANHKILDRLENILTQYFNGDDLMKKGLPTVQYIAETLNISPNYLSGMLKLLTGQTTQQHIHDKLIDRAKEKLSTTDLSVSEIAYELGFEHSQSFSKLFKTKTSQSPLEFRQSFN
- a CDS encoding cystathionine gamma-synthase family protein, with translation MDLLNPKKGTTAVWAGETDRFFKGATTVPVVNSVAFSYEDLDEWYDVATGKTSGHIYSRNTNPTVHVLEEKIRLLEGAEAATSFATGMGAISNTLFALLGPGKRVVSVKDTYGGTSKIFLEFLPPYAIDVTLCETTDHEALETEIAKGCDVVYLETPTNPTLKIMDIRRLSEAAHRVGAVVVVDNTFATPINQNPIQLGADLVIHSATKFICGHSDAMGGLLCGKAELVKKVFSFREINGASLQADPAYLILRGMKTLELRIERQNASALKIAKYLKTHPAIEDVFYPGLESHPGHEIARTQMSGYGGVLSFALKGNYDTVKAFLPKLKLVHLAASLGSVSTLAGPPRTTSHVELSEEQRALLGIPESLIRYSVGIENVEDLLADLEQALAAL
- the bla gene encoding class A beta-lactamase, whose product is MFKGLNFLFLVGMTLLVASTGFAQTGKDIAAGRLEREMERIAKLAKGKVGIYAVHLESGMEVSMNLKERFPMASTVKVAIAVQLLKKIEKGELSLMTMVDLQPSDLHPGSGTLDVLFAKPGVQLSVQNLLELMMTISDNSATDILLRLAGGAEAVRDCLKNLGIQGMSVDRTIIQLIADLEGITLPPQEQWVSGFYSKLWETTTPASRLAAEMKLRTDPRDTSTPEAMVNLLSQIYKGTALQPESRDLLLAVMERCKGGTARIKGYLPPETVVAHKTGTLNASATDDVGIITLPDHAGHIAIAVFVASSAQPMAEREQTIAHLSRTVYDYFLFQQPVTSAYPR